The Caulifigura coniformis genome includes a region encoding these proteins:
- a CDS encoding SpoIID/LytB domain-containing protein: protein MTFSEVSRRAALAALAAATTPRLLLAAAAPTDQLPEVGKTGDIRVCLSDDPFEGSVVITTAFETTLHELGKAKSQLTSAARSDVRIERKGGEWMAGGRKLSGRAIELRPATSPGLWVNDRFYRGSLRLVPFDNRRFWVVNVLPFEHYLCSVIDGEIPGQFHNEARKAQTVAARTYALRRREQNAAREFDVYASPTRDQNYHGFQYRDGKGRAFAGESAKSRQAVRETLGKVLRRNGKLARTYYSACCGGVTSTGTTTFPDATDMPSVVCGHCQECPRYRWSTRLTASEISAGMRKGLGKKAPATFEVHAAEVAHSEDRTRLPELIVRDKAGQSLTLDTRSFRSGLPRTDLFSVWFSVEKEGDRWRLDGIGHGHGVGLCQWGANGFGKAGKAFDEILRHYYPGADVVDGGA, encoded by the coding sequence ATGACGTTTTCAGAGGTTTCGCGGCGCGCGGCTTTGGCCGCCTTGGCCGCCGCGACAACGCCTCGTCTGCTTCTGGCTGCGGCTGCTCCGACGGATCAATTGCCGGAGGTGGGAAAGACAGGGGACATCCGGGTCTGTCTGAGCGACGACCCGTTCGAGGGTTCGGTTGTCATCACGACTGCCTTTGAGACGACGCTGCACGAACTCGGGAAAGCGAAGTCGCAGCTGACCTCGGCCGCGAGATCGGACGTGCGGATCGAACGGAAGGGTGGAGAATGGATGGCCGGCGGCAGGAAGCTGTCGGGGCGGGCCATTGAACTCCGGCCAGCGACATCGCCGGGGCTGTGGGTGAACGACCGCTTCTACCGCGGGAGCCTGCGGCTGGTTCCGTTCGACAATCGGCGGTTCTGGGTGGTCAACGTGCTTCCGTTCGAGCACTACCTGTGCTCGGTGATCGACGGTGAGATTCCGGGGCAGTTCCACAACGAAGCCCGGAAAGCCCAGACCGTGGCCGCGCGAACCTATGCGTTGCGTCGCCGCGAGCAGAACGCGGCGAGGGAGTTCGACGTCTACGCGTCGCCGACGCGAGACCAGAACTACCACGGGTTCCAGTACCGGGACGGAAAGGGGCGGGCTTTTGCCGGGGAATCGGCGAAGTCGCGGCAGGCGGTTCGGGAGACCCTTGGAAAGGTTCTGCGGCGCAATGGGAAACTCGCCCGGACGTATTACTCAGCCTGCTGCGGTGGAGTGACGAGCACCGGAACGACGACGTTTCCAGACGCGACGGACATGCCGAGCGTCGTGTGCGGCCACTGCCAGGAGTGTCCGCGCTATCGATGGTCGACCCGGCTGACAGCCTCGGAGATTTCGGCCGGCATGCGGAAGGGACTGGGGAAGAAGGCTCCGGCGACGTTCGAAGTGCACGCGGCCGAGGTTGCACACTCAGAAGACCGGACCCGACTTCCGGAGCTGATCGTTCGCGACAAAGCTGGCCAGAGTCTGACGCTCGATACGCGGAGCTTCCGGAGCGGGCTGCCGCGGACCGATCTATTCAGCGTGTGGTTCTCGGTCGAGAAAGAGGGGGACCGGTGGCGGCTTGATGGGATCGGGCATGGCCATGGCGTGGGGCTGTGCCAGTGGGGGGCGAACGGATTCGGCAAGGCGGGGAAGGCGTTCGATGAGATTCTCAGGCACTATTATCCAGGAGCGGACGTTGTCGATGGCGGTGCTTGA
- a CDS encoding alpha/beta fold hydrolase: MHGTGSNFTAPGILEGLAQLLSSRGEAVLRLNTRGHDLVAKIPTMSGSVRGGAAYESLADAHLDIEAAAAWLNDAGYEQLSLLGHSLGGVKAIVSQSEHPIKGVEEIVALSPPRLQYEQLIQDHAFRRHFDQARQLVDDGRGDELVEMTSPLRLWIPARGIVEKYGIEDRFDFVSHLPRVQPATLVFIDSMSLESSIAHRGLEDALADVARSHSAFTVHRHPDDIRYAGSEVAIANQIVGWRAKRDTLMDAGI; the protein is encoded by the coding sequence GTGCACGGCACCGGCTCAAATTTCACGGCGCCCGGGATCCTGGAAGGGCTGGCGCAGTTGCTGTCATCCCGCGGCGAAGCAGTGCTGCGACTGAATACACGAGGGCATGACCTCGTGGCGAAGATTCCGACGATGTCGGGGAGCGTTCGAGGCGGGGCGGCGTATGAGAGCCTGGCAGACGCTCACCTCGACATCGAGGCTGCGGCTGCGTGGCTGAACGATGCGGGTTACGAACAGCTCTCGCTCCTGGGGCACAGCCTGGGGGGTGTGAAGGCGATCGTGTCGCAGTCGGAACATCCGATCAAGGGCGTGGAGGAGATCGTCGCGCTGTCGCCGCCGCGTTTGCAGTACGAGCAACTCATTCAGGATCACGCGTTCCGACGGCATTTCGATCAGGCCCGGCAGCTCGTTGACGACGGGCGCGGGGACGAACTGGTGGAAATGACGAGCCCGCTCAGGTTGTGGATTCCGGCCCGGGGAATCGTCGAGAAATACGGCATCGAGGACCGGTTCGACTTCGTTTCGCATCTTCCCCGCGTGCAACCGGCGACGTTGGTGTTCATCGACTCGATGTCGCTCGAGTCGTCGATCGCTCACCGGGGACTGGAAGACGCGCTGGCCGATGTGGCGCGGTCGCATTCCGCCTTCACCGTGCATCGGCATCCTGACGATATCCGATACGCCGGCTCCGAAGTGGCGATCGCGAACCAGATTGTCGGCTGGAGAGCGAAGCGCGATACCTTGATGGATGCAGGAATCTGA
- a CDS encoding 4Fe-4S dicluster domain-containing protein — protein MTIAVDEYFRTRKDDRKKETRYLNVINKDSCTSCQSCATVCPVDCIYEVPSAIPGQSYHQIDTSRCIGCQMCYRSPNDSNDHYTLTICPWNAIDMLHNPNVSPDAVSLLAPYWQGSEAALPWGKLEEYGYQLFLEGQVYLPTGRQDLIDHVEWFTRPDWLYSEEGETVPIARLAGRDETKVKYVATPEGRDLLDCIFPEWKRIWMD, from the coding sequence ATGACCATCGCTGTCGACGAGTACTTCCGCACCCGTAAGGACGATCGGAAGAAAGAGACTCGCTACCTCAACGTCATCAACAAGGACTCCTGCACCAGTTGCCAGTCCTGTGCGACGGTCTGCCCAGTCGACTGCATCTATGAAGTCCCGAGCGCCATCCCCGGCCAGAGCTATCACCAGATCGACACGTCGCGCTGCATCGGCTGCCAGATGTGCTACCGGTCGCCCAACGATTCCAACGATCACTACACGCTGACGATCTGTCCGTGGAACGCGATCGACATGCTCCACAACCCCAACGTCAGCCCGGACGCGGTGTCGTTGCTCGCACCTTACTGGCAGGGATCGGAAGCCGCCCTCCCCTGGGGCAAGCTCGAAGAGTACGGCTACCAGCTCTTCCTCGAAGGTCAGGTCTACCTGCCCACGGGTCGCCAGGACCTCATCGACCACGTTGAGTGGTTCACCCGTCCCGACTGGCTCTACAGCGAAGAAGGCGAGACAGTTCCGATCGCTCGCCTCGCCGGCCGGGATGAGACGAAGGTGAAATACGTCGCAACTCCTGAAGGCCGCGACCTCCTCGACTGCATCTTTCCCGAGTGGAAACGCATCTGGATGGACTGA
- a CDS encoding DOMON domain-containing protein — protein MPAVIPAPFLFHFALPVHRVVDLPRDAAPWLKLPEACRLVNAGAIGDEPQFADLRAAWNPDGFAISVKVTGKKFPPFCDPGDVQRSDGLRLWFDMRDTKSLHHATRFCQHFILLPAGGGDDGLAALAKPLPVPRAREEAPRVDEDDVLVWSSVSKTGYELEAWFPAGVLNGFDPASQSRLGFFYQLHDSELGDQSFSVTSSFPVSSDPSLWGTLLLEK, from the coding sequence ATGCCCGCCGTCATTCCTGCTCCGTTCCTGTTTCATTTTGCGCTGCCGGTCCACCGGGTGGTGGACCTCCCACGCGACGCGGCCCCGTGGCTGAAGCTGCCGGAGGCCTGCCGGCTGGTGAATGCCGGGGCGATTGGGGATGAACCGCAGTTCGCCGACCTCCGGGCGGCGTGGAACCCTGACGGGTTTGCCATCTCGGTGAAGGTGACGGGGAAGAAGTTTCCGCCGTTCTGCGATCCGGGGGATGTGCAGCGGTCGGACGGGCTGCGGCTGTGGTTCGACATGCGGGACACCAAGTCTCTGCATCATGCCACGCGGTTCTGCCAGCATTTCATCCTGCTGCCGGCGGGCGGAGGAGATGACGGTCTCGCGGCGCTGGCCAAACCGCTGCCGGTTCCGCGTGCCCGTGAAGAAGCGCCGCGTGTCGACGAGGACGATGTGCTGGTGTGGTCGTCCGTTTCGAAGACCGGCTATGAGCTGGAAGCCTGGTTCCCGGCCGGCGTATTGAATGGGTTCGACCCGGCGTCGCAGTCGCGGCTGGGGTTCTTCTACCAGCTGCACGATTCCGAACTGGGGGACCAGTCGTTCAGCGTGACGTCGTCGTTTCCAGTGTCGTCGGATCCGAGCCTGTGGGGGACATTGCTGCTTGAGAAATGA
- a CDS encoding M20 metallopeptidase family protein translates to MRVFAALILFGGNFFSSSAPAADVKAWAEKELDSLIPLYEHLHSHPEVSFQEKETAARIASELKAAGYEVQTDVGGHGVVGLLKNGDGPTVMWRTDLDALPVIEETGLPFASKVRIAGADGTPVGVMHACGHDVHMTNFIGLARILAAHRDAWSGTAMFVGQPAEELGNGAKIMLDDGLFTKIRRPDFALALHCDSGLQSGHVAYRGGYMMANADACDIVMKGRGGHGSKPEACIDPILQAAQLVVELQAVVAREISPLEPAVITVGSIHGGSKHNIIPNECALKLTIRSYTPEVRKALHDGIRRKALAVAASFNAPEPTVQFNEGTPATKNDEDLVQRVIPALAEATGDDRMHLADRTMGAEDFSFYGLAGVPIFMFRLGTVKPELYEKSQNEGIPLPSLHSSKYAPDVRPALKTGLATSAAAMISLMPRK, encoded by the coding sequence ATGAGAGTTTTCGCGGCACTGATTCTGTTCGGGGGCAACTTCTTCTCATCCTCCGCTCCAGCGGCCGACGTCAAGGCCTGGGCAGAAAAGGAACTCGATTCTCTCATCCCCCTCTACGAGCACCTGCACAGCCATCCGGAAGTTTCGTTCCAGGAGAAGGAAACTGCCGCCCGCATCGCCTCCGAACTCAAGGCCGCCGGATACGAAGTCCAGACCGACGTTGGCGGCCACGGAGTCGTCGGCCTTCTGAAAAATGGCGACGGCCCCACCGTCATGTGGCGCACCGACCTCGATGCCCTCCCCGTGATCGAAGAGACCGGCCTGCCGTTCGCCTCGAAGGTCAGGATCGCCGGCGCCGATGGCACTCCGGTCGGTGTGATGCACGCCTGCGGGCACGACGTCCACATGACCAACTTCATCGGCCTCGCCCGTATCCTCGCCGCGCACCGCGATGCGTGGTCGGGGACCGCCATGTTCGTCGGCCAGCCCGCTGAAGAACTCGGAAACGGCGCCAAGATCATGCTCGATGACGGCCTCTTCACGAAGATCCGCCGCCCCGATTTCGCCCTCGCCCTGCACTGCGACTCCGGACTCCAGTCCGGCCATGTCGCCTATCGCGGCGGATACATGATGGCCAATGCCGACGCCTGCGACATCGTGATGAAGGGCCGGGGCGGACATGGATCGAAGCCGGAGGCCTGTATCGACCCGATCCTGCAGGCGGCGCAACTCGTCGTCGAACTGCAGGCGGTCGTGGCGCGCGAGATCTCACCCCTCGAACCGGCCGTCATCACCGTCGGCTCCATTCACGGCGGCAGCAAGCACAACATCATCCCGAACGAATGCGCACTCAAGCTGACCATCCGCAGCTACACACCGGAGGTCCGCAAGGCCCTGCACGACGGCATCCGGCGGAAGGCCCTGGCGGTCGCGGCGTCATTCAACGCGCCGGAGCCAACGGTCCAGTTCAATGAAGGAACACCCGCGACAAAAAACGATGAAGACCTCGTCCAGCGTGTCATTCCCGCTCTCGCGGAGGCGACGGGCGACGATCGCATGCACCTCGCCGATCGCACGATGGGCGCAGAAGACTTCAGCTTCTACGGGCTGGCCGGTGTTCCGATCTTCATGTTTCGCCTGGGAACAGTGAAACCCGAGCTGTACGAGAAGTCGCAGAATGAGGGAATTCCACTTCCGTCACTGCATTCCTCGAAGTACGCCCCGGATGTACGGCCCGCGCTGAAAACCGGGCTCGCGACTTCTGCAGCAGCCATGATTTCTCTGATGCCCCGCAAGTAA
- the ggt gene encoding gamma-glutamyltransferase — translation MRGDGVRYTNLTRLVGVAMFSLCLLTGPWAFGKRIMAAGYDRPGNDAQQSRSVVLARRGMVATSHPMAAEVGVEVLRNGGTAADAAIAVNAMLGVVEPMSCGIGGDMFVLYWDAKTKTLHGLNASGRAPEAISRDVFTSSQLTEIPKDGPLTWTVPGCVDGWEELRSRFGRKTLADLLQPAIHTAEEGFPVSEVIAESWNAQAPDLAKWPDSAATWLPDGKAPRFGEIFRNPRLAESLRMIGKEGRDAFYKGSIADRISAFSDANGGYLRKVDLEKHQSEWVEPISTDYRGNTVWELPPNGQGLAVLEMLNILESYDLKTMGPNSPDYLHLLIEAKKLAFADRAKYFADPKFGLVPVKNLLSKEYAARQRKRINPNKAATDVPAGDLTITKGDTVYLCVVDSEGNCCSFIQSNFQAFGSKVTPGDVGFVMQNRGSQFALAEDHANRLEPGKRPFHTIIPAMVTRDGAPWLVFGVMGGDMQAQGQVQVLINIIDFGMNVQQAGDAARIYHQGSASPTGTPASPHGGEVAVESGIPNATMRSLGDRGHTIIRSPGSFGGYQAILIDRERGVLHGGTDPRKDGAAVGY, via the coding sequence ATGCGCGGTGACGGAGTGCGATACACGAACCTGACTCGCCTCGTCGGCGTGGCGATGTTTTCGCTCTGCCTCTTGACCGGGCCCTGGGCGTTCGGAAAGCGGATCATGGCCGCGGGATATGACCGGCCCGGCAATGACGCCCAACAGTCGCGATCGGTCGTCCTCGCACGCCGCGGAATGGTTGCCACCAGCCATCCGATGGCCGCCGAAGTCGGTGTGGAAGTGCTGCGGAATGGCGGAACCGCGGCCGATGCCGCCATCGCCGTCAACGCCATGCTCGGCGTCGTCGAACCGATGAGCTGCGGCATCGGCGGCGACATGTTCGTCCTCTATTGGGACGCCAAAACAAAAACGCTCCATGGACTCAATGCCTCCGGCCGCGCTCCGGAGGCCATCTCCCGCGACGTCTTCACCTCCAGCCAGCTGACGGAGATCCCCAAGGACGGCCCGTTGACCTGGACTGTGCCCGGATGCGTCGATGGCTGGGAAGAACTGCGATCACGCTTCGGACGTAAGACTCTCGCCGACCTGCTCCAGCCCGCCATTCATACCGCGGAGGAAGGGTTCCCGGTCTCGGAAGTGATTGCGGAAAGCTGGAACGCCCAGGCGCCCGATCTGGCGAAGTGGCCCGACTCCGCCGCCACCTGGCTGCCGGATGGAAAGGCCCCTCGCTTCGGAGAGATCTTCCGCAATCCCCGACTGGCCGAGTCACTCCGCATGATCGGGAAAGAAGGACGCGACGCCTTCTACAAGGGCTCGATCGCAGACCGCATTTCCGCATTCAGCGACGCCAATGGCGGCTACCTGCGCAAGGTCGATCTCGAGAAGCACCAGAGCGAATGGGTCGAGCCGATCTCCACCGACTACCGCGGCAACACCGTCTGGGAGCTCCCACCGAACGGCCAGGGGCTGGCCGTTCTCGAAATGCTCAACATCCTCGAGTCTTACGACCTCAAGACGATGGGCCCGAACAGCCCTGACTACCTCCACCTGCTGATCGAGGCCAAAAAACTCGCCTTCGCCGACCGGGCCAAGTATTTCGCCGACCCCAAGTTCGGCCTCGTCCCGGTGAAGAACCTCCTCTCGAAGGAGTATGCGGCCCGCCAGCGTAAAAGAATCAATCCCAACAAGGCCGCAACCGATGTTCCCGCCGGTGACCTGACAATCACCAAGGGCGACACCGTCTACTTGTGCGTCGTCGACTCTGAAGGAAACTGCTGTTCGTTCATCCAGAGTAACTTTCAGGCCTTCGGCTCCAAGGTCACTCCGGGTGACGTCGGCTTCGTGATGCAGAATCGCGGGTCGCAGTTTGCTCTCGCAGAAGACCACGCCAACCGGCTCGAGCCGGGGAAGCGCCCCTTCCATACGATCATCCCCGCCATGGTCACGCGCGACGGAGCCCCCTGGCTGGTCTTCGGCGTCATGGGAGGAGACATGCAGGCGCAGGGACAGGTGCAGGTCCTCATCAACATCATCGACTTCGGGATGAACGTCCAGCAGGCCGGCGACGCTGCCCGGATCTACCATCAGGGATCCGCCTCGCCCACAGGAACTCCCGCGTCGCCGCATGGCGGTGAGGTGGCCGTCGAATCGGGAATCCCCAACGCCACCATGCGGTCCCTCGGAGATCGGGGCCACACCATCATCCGTTCGCCCGGCTCCTTCGGCGGATACCAGGCCATCCTCATCGACCGCGAACGCGGCGTCCTGCACGGAGGAACCGATCCCCGCAAGGACGGCGCCGCCGTCGGTTACTGA
- a CDS encoding acyl-CoA thioesterase, which produces MSETPLASCKTVIRVRYCETDAMSYLHHANFFNYFEIGRTELFRQQGGNYRTMEERGFFLVVVHIECDYKSPGRYDDELTLETRLARQTPAKLEHEYTVMRGETLIAKGKSTLACVDRTGQVQRLTDEILFGDRLSKSRV; this is translated from the coding sequence ATGTCTGAAACGCCTCTCGCCTCCTGCAAGACTGTCATCCGCGTCCGCTACTGCGAAACGGACGCGATGAGCTATCTGCATCACGCCAACTTCTTCAATTACTTCGAGATTGGGCGCACGGAGTTGTTCCGCCAGCAGGGGGGCAACTACCGGACGATGGAAGAGCGGGGTTTTTTCCTGGTCGTGGTTCACATCGAGTGCGACTACAAGTCGCCGGGCCGATATGACGATGAGCTGACTCTCGAGACGCGGCTCGCGCGTCAGACGCCCGCGAAGCTCGAGCACGAGTACACGGTCATGCGGGGTGAGACGCTGATCGCGAAGGGGAAGTCGACGCTGGCCTGCGTGGACCGGACGGGCCAGGTGCAGCGGCTGACGGACGAGATTCTCTTCGGCGATCGGCTGTCGAAGTCGCGCGTGTGA
- a CDS encoding transcriptional regulator has translation MITPEQLPAAARPELPREVIDLGKAIAALPPEVAKDVEAAYVQVVDCVHRRRRLLALVQEALAELRLDIKYLMFDLDATRKERDVLRAQLDEYERPEAGF, from the coding sequence ATGATCACTCCCGAGCAGCTCCCCGCCGCCGCCCGCCCGGAACTTCCCCGTGAAGTCATCGATCTCGGGAAAGCGATTGCTGCGCTGCCACCGGAAGTCGCCAAGGACGTCGAAGCGGCTTACGTTCAGGTGGTCGACTGTGTCCATCGCCGTCGGCGGCTGCTCGCCCTCGTTCAGGAAGCCCTCGCGGAACTCCGGCTCGACATCAAGTACCTGATGTTCGACCTGGATGCGACCCGCAAGGAGCGTGACGTGCTTCGCGCCCAGCTCGATGAATACGAGCGTCCGGAAGCCGGATTCTGA
- a CDS encoding 3-keto-disaccharide hydrolase has translation MRLFLFTAAVLFAWFGMQMLVRADDPAPKRAFIDGTGPGWVTLTGDDFMKVNGDDDTWKWDGAHVVGTGKPIGVCRSKKQYTNFEWVAEWKHNESGGNSGFFAWTPPSVLENLPPGKLPGGGIEVQILDHGYVQKWEKSSGKKWEDGKSFFTTNGDIFAVGSSKMNPFEPLSPGGHRSFPRKNLSKGVGEWNHYYVRAINGELRLWVNGEEVSGGKNCEPRTGYLCLEQEGAPIEFRNIRVRELP, from the coding sequence ATGCGCCTTTTCCTGTTCACTGCAGCGGTGTTGTTTGCGTGGTTTGGGATGCAGATGCTCGTTCGCGCGGACGACCCTGCGCCGAAGCGCGCGTTCATCGACGGGACCGGACCGGGGTGGGTTACGCTCACGGGCGATGACTTCATGAAGGTCAACGGCGACGACGACACCTGGAAATGGGACGGCGCCCACGTGGTTGGCACCGGCAAGCCGATCGGAGTGTGTCGCTCGAAGAAGCAGTACACGAACTTCGAGTGGGTCGCCGAATGGAAGCACAATGAGTCGGGGGGCAACTCGGGGTTCTTTGCCTGGACCCCTCCGAGCGTCCTCGAGAACCTGCCGCCGGGCAAGCTGCCCGGCGGGGGAATCGAAGTGCAGATTCTCGACCACGGCTACGTCCAGAAATGGGAGAAGTCGAGCGGTAAAAAATGGGAGGACGGAAAGAGTTTCTTCACGACGAACGGCGACATCTTCGCCGTCGGCTCGTCGAAGATGAATCCCTTCGAGCCGCTGTCACCCGGCGGTCACCGCAGTTTTCCCCGCAAGAACCTGAGCAAGGGGGTCGGCGAGTGGAACCACTACTACGTCCGCGCGATCAACGGCGAGCTACGCCTGTGGGTGAACGGTGAAGAAGTGTCTGGCGGCAAGAATTGCGAGCCGCGGACCGGTTACCTGTGCCTGGAGCAGGAAGGGGCTCCGATCGAGTTCAGGAACATCCGGGTGCGCGAACTGCCGTAG
- a CDS encoding Ldh family oxidoreductase: MPNLKASQLVELGKTVLTAAGVPAADALVVAEELAEANLVGHDSHGVMRLVQYVEMIQANFVKPGSPIELVRDDASTAVFDAHFNLGQVAAKAALDSALAKAKATGSATVMIRNCNHVGRLGSYTETAAKAGFLAMMAVNSPGPGGVAPFGGIDRKLGTNPICLAAPWGGAAVVLDMTTSATAEGKLRVAFQKGETVGEGLMIDGHGNPSINPADYYNKPYGSILPLGGSMGHKGFGLAVMIDILCGILSNSGIGRNDLPRGSNGVWLHLLEIERFLPRSEYDAWMEKYVAYLKDCRLTPGCTEILLPGEIELRRRQQREEAGVAIPDETWRLINETAGRLGVTIAV, encoded by the coding sequence ATGCCCAACCTCAAAGCTTCACAACTCGTTGAACTTGGAAAAACCGTTCTGACCGCTGCTGGCGTTCCCGCGGCAGACGCACTCGTCGTCGCCGAAGAGCTCGCCGAAGCCAACCTCGTCGGGCATGACAGCCACGGAGTCATGCGGCTCGTGCAGTACGTCGAGATGATCCAGGCCAACTTCGTGAAGCCCGGCTCGCCGATCGAACTCGTCCGCGACGACGCCAGCACCGCCGTGTTCGACGCCCATTTCAATCTCGGGCAGGTCGCCGCCAAGGCGGCCCTCGACAGCGCGCTCGCCAAGGCAAAGGCGACCGGCTCGGCAACCGTCATGATCCGCAACTGCAACCATGTCGGCCGCCTGGGGTCATACACCGAGACGGCGGCGAAGGCCGGCTTCCTGGCGATGATGGCCGTGAACTCCCCCGGCCCCGGCGGAGTCGCTCCGTTCGGCGGGATCGACCGCAAGCTGGGAACAAACCCCATCTGCTTGGCGGCCCCGTGGGGCGGCGCCGCGGTGGTGCTCGATATGACGACCAGCGCGACGGCCGAAGGGAAGCTGCGCGTCGCCTTCCAGAAGGGCGAAACCGTCGGCGAAGGACTGATGATCGACGGCCACGGCAATCCCTCCATCAACCCGGCCGACTACTACAACAAGCCCTACGGCTCGATCCTCCCCCTCGGCGGAAGCATGGGACACAAGGGCTTCGGGCTGGCCGTGATGATCGACATCCTCTGCGGAATCCTGTCCAACAGCGGCATCGGCCGGAACGACCTTCCCCGCGGATCGAACGGAGTCTGGCTGCACCTGCTCGAGATCGAGCGGTTCCTGCCTCGCAGCGAATACGACGCGTGGATGGAGAAGTACGTCGCCTATCTCAAGGACTGCCGGCTCACGCCCGGATGCACCGAGATTCTGCTGCCAGGCGAAATCGAACTGCGCAGGCGTCAGCAGCGGGAAGAAGCGGGCGTCGCCATTCCGGATGAAACGTGGCGGCTGATTAACGAGACCGCGGGTCGCCTGGGCGTGACGATCGCGGTGTAA